Proteins from a genomic interval of Ictalurus furcatus strain D&B chromosome 2, Billie_1.0, whole genome shotgun sequence:
- the mpp2a gene encoding MAGUK p55 subfamily member 2a isoform X2, with product MCVCVKTRRADGVAVAMVACFPPAVVLLFLGSMFIVFACARARVPSARASQFRVDRVIMPVAAARTEPALSQVDVLSDSTSSATANDLDLIFLKGIMESPVNAESPEEPRLEAVGDKNMELLQDILRDLSPITHRSNTAAELSNILNQPHFQSLLETHDSVASKTCETPPPSPQASVEPNLPPVPADAVRMVGIRKVSGEHLGVTFRIENGELVIARILHGGMIDQQGLLHVGDIIKEVNGQDVGEDPRVLQEMLQEASGSIVLKVLPSYQEPHPPRQVFVKCHFDYDPANDNLIPCKEAGLQFSSGDVLQIVNQEDVNWWQARRVQGGSAGLIPSQLLEEKRKAFVKRDVELPPAGTLCSGIGGKKKKKMMYLTTKNADFDMHELMIYEEVARVPPFKRKTLVLIGAHGVGRRSLKNKLLVSDPQLFGTTIPYTSRKPKSDERENRMYAFTTRSKMEADIKAGRYLEHGEYDGNLYGTKIDSIHEVAEAGRLCILDVHPQALKILRTSEFLPYVVFIDAPEFEVLKSMNRAGIEAGVVSKELTDAELNRILDESWRIKRAYGHYFDLSVINDSLDGTYSSLKDALKKLSGVQQWVPVSWVF from the exons ATGTGTGTTTGCGTGAAAACGCGGCGCGCGGATGGTGTAGCGGTTGCCATGGTAGCGTGTTTTCCCCCCGCTGTAGTGCTGTTGTTCCTCGGGTCCATGTTTATCGTGTTtgcgtgcgcgcgtgcgcgCGTGCCGTCTGCTCGAGCATCTCAG TTCAGAGTAGACCGAGTCATCATGCCCGTGGCCGCCGCTCGCACGGAGCCCG CTCTGTCGCAGGTGGACGTCCTGAGTGACAGCACCAGCTCCGCCACTGCCAATGACCTGGACCTCATCTTCCTCAAAGGCATCATGGAAAGTCCCGTG AATGCCGAGAGTCCGGAGGAACCTCGTCTCGAGGCGGTGGGGGACAAAAACATGGAGCTGCTGCAGGACATCCTGAGGGACCTGAGTCCGATCACGCATCGCAGTAACACGGCCGCCGAGCTCTCGAACATCCTCAACCAACCACATTTCCAG tcTCTCCTGGAGACCCACGACTCGGTGGCGTCCAAGACGTGCGAGACTCCTCCGCCGAGCCCACAGGCGTCCGTGGAGCCCAACCTGCCGCCGGTCCCCGCTGACGCCGTGCGCATGGTGGGCATCCGCAAAGTGTCCGGGGAACACTTG GGCGTGACGTTTCGAATTGAGAACGGAGAGCTGGTGATCGCGCGGATCCTGCACGGCGGGATGATCGATCAGCAGGGTCTCCTCCACGTAGGGGACATCATAAAGGAAGTGAACGGTCAGGACGTAGGGGAAGACCCACGCGTTCTCCAGGAGATGCTGCAGGAGGCCAGCGGCAGCATCGTGCTCAAAGTCCTCCCGAGCTACCAGGAGCCTCACCCTCCCCGACAG GTCTTTGTGAAGTGCCATTTTGATTACGACCCGGCCAACGACAACCTGATCCCCTGTAAGGAAGCCGGACTGCAGTTCAGCAGCGGAGACGTCCTGCAGATCGTCAACCAGGAGGACGTCAACTGGTGGCAG GCTCGACGGGTTCAGGGAGGAAGTGCCGGACTCATCCCCAGTCAGCTGCtggaggagaagaggaaagcTTTTGTCAAAAGAGATGTGGAGCTCCCACCAGCAG GCACACTGTGTAGCGGGATCGgcgggaagaagaagaagaaaatgatgtATCTGACCACCAAGAACGCAG ATTTCGACATGCACGAGCTGATGATCTATGAGGAAGTGGCCCGGGTTCCTCCGTTCAAGAGGAAAACGCTGGTTCTGATCGGAGCTCATGGAGTCGGGCGGCGCAGTCTAAAGAACAAGCTTCTGGTTTCTGATCCTCAGCTGTTCGGAACTACGATTCCCT ACACTTCCAGGAAGCCTAAATCAGACGAGAGGGAGAACAGGATGTACGCGTTCACGACCAGAAGCAAAATGGAGGCTGACATCAAAGCAGGCCGTTACCTGGAGCACGGCGAATACGACGGAAACCTGTACGGTACCAAGATCGACTCCATCCACGAGGTAGCCGAGGCAGGACGTCTCTGCATCCTGGACGTCCACCCGCAG GCGCTGAAGATCTTGAGGACATCAGAGTTCCTGCCTTATGTAGTTTTCATCGATGCTCCAGAGTTTGAGGTGCTGAAATCCATGAACAGAGCGGGCATCGAGGCTGGAGTGGTCAGCAAAGAGCTAACG GATGCTGAGTTGAACAGGATACTGGACGAGAGCTGGAGGATTAAGAGGGCGTACGGACACTACTTTGACCTGTCCGTCATAAACGACAGCCTGGACGGGACGTACAGCAGTCTGAAGGATGCCTTAAAGAAGCTGAGTGGGGTTCAGCAGTGGGTTCCGGTTAGCTGGGTGTTTTAG
- the mpp2a gene encoding MAGUK p55 subfamily member 2a isoform X1, translating to MCVCVKTRRADGVAVAMVACFPPAVVLLFLGSMFIVFACARARVPSARASQFRVDRVIMPVAAARTEPALSQVDVLSDSTSSATANDLDLIFLKGIMESPVNAESPEEPRLEAVGDKNMELLQDILRDLSPITHRSNTAAELSNILNQPHFQSLLETHDSVASKTCETPPPSPQASVEPNLPPVPADAVRMVGIRKVSGEHLGVTFRIENGELVIARILHGGMIDQQGLLHVGDIIKEVNGQDVGEDPRVLQEMLQEASGSIVLKVLPSYQEPHPPRQVFVKCHFDYDPANDNLIPCKEAGLQFSSGDVLQIVNQEDVNWWQARRVQGGSAGLIPSQLLEEKRKAFVKRDVELPPAGTLCSGIGGKKKKKMMYLTTKNAGLCSKHFILVSRRLPTRAFKASADFDMHELMIYEEVARVPPFKRKTLVLIGAHGVGRRSLKNKLLVSDPQLFGTTIPYTSRKPKSDERENRMYAFTTRSKMEADIKAGRYLEHGEYDGNLYGTKIDSIHEVAEAGRLCILDVHPQALKILRTSEFLPYVVFIDAPEFEVLKSMNRAGIEAGVVSKELTDAELNRILDESWRIKRAYGHYFDLSVINDSLDGTYSSLKDALKKLSGVQQWVPVSWVF from the exons ATGTGTGTTTGCGTGAAAACGCGGCGCGCGGATGGTGTAGCGGTTGCCATGGTAGCGTGTTTTCCCCCCGCTGTAGTGCTGTTGTTCCTCGGGTCCATGTTTATCGTGTTtgcgtgcgcgcgtgcgcgCGTGCCGTCTGCTCGAGCATCTCAG TTCAGAGTAGACCGAGTCATCATGCCCGTGGCCGCCGCTCGCACGGAGCCCG CTCTGTCGCAGGTGGACGTCCTGAGTGACAGCACCAGCTCCGCCACTGCCAATGACCTGGACCTCATCTTCCTCAAAGGCATCATGGAAAGTCCCGTG AATGCCGAGAGTCCGGAGGAACCTCGTCTCGAGGCGGTGGGGGACAAAAACATGGAGCTGCTGCAGGACATCCTGAGGGACCTGAGTCCGATCACGCATCGCAGTAACACGGCCGCCGAGCTCTCGAACATCCTCAACCAACCACATTTCCAG tcTCTCCTGGAGACCCACGACTCGGTGGCGTCCAAGACGTGCGAGACTCCTCCGCCGAGCCCACAGGCGTCCGTGGAGCCCAACCTGCCGCCGGTCCCCGCTGACGCCGTGCGCATGGTGGGCATCCGCAAAGTGTCCGGGGAACACTTG GGCGTGACGTTTCGAATTGAGAACGGAGAGCTGGTGATCGCGCGGATCCTGCACGGCGGGATGATCGATCAGCAGGGTCTCCTCCACGTAGGGGACATCATAAAGGAAGTGAACGGTCAGGACGTAGGGGAAGACCCACGCGTTCTCCAGGAGATGCTGCAGGAGGCCAGCGGCAGCATCGTGCTCAAAGTCCTCCCGAGCTACCAGGAGCCTCACCCTCCCCGACAG GTCTTTGTGAAGTGCCATTTTGATTACGACCCGGCCAACGACAACCTGATCCCCTGTAAGGAAGCCGGACTGCAGTTCAGCAGCGGAGACGTCCTGCAGATCGTCAACCAGGAGGACGTCAACTGGTGGCAG GCTCGACGGGTTCAGGGAGGAAGTGCCGGACTCATCCCCAGTCAGCTGCtggaggagaagaggaaagcTTTTGTCAAAAGAGATGTGGAGCTCCCACCAGCAG GCACACTGTGTAGCGGGATCGgcgggaagaagaagaagaaaatgatgtATCTGACCACCAAGAACGCAGGTTTGTGCTCCAAACATTTCATCTTAGTGTCACGTCGACTGCCGACTAGAGCGTTTAAGGCCTCTGCAG ATTTCGACATGCACGAGCTGATGATCTATGAGGAAGTGGCCCGGGTTCCTCCGTTCAAGAGGAAAACGCTGGTTCTGATCGGAGCTCATGGAGTCGGGCGGCGCAGTCTAAAGAACAAGCTTCTGGTTTCTGATCCTCAGCTGTTCGGAACTACGATTCCCT ACACTTCCAGGAAGCCTAAATCAGACGAGAGGGAGAACAGGATGTACGCGTTCACGACCAGAAGCAAAATGGAGGCTGACATCAAAGCAGGCCGTTACCTGGAGCACGGCGAATACGACGGAAACCTGTACGGTACCAAGATCGACTCCATCCACGAGGTAGCCGAGGCAGGACGTCTCTGCATCCTGGACGTCCACCCGCAG GCGCTGAAGATCTTGAGGACATCAGAGTTCCTGCCTTATGTAGTTTTCATCGATGCTCCAGAGTTTGAGGTGCTGAAATCCATGAACAGAGCGGGCATCGAGGCTGGAGTGGTCAGCAAAGAGCTAACG GATGCTGAGTTGAACAGGATACTGGACGAGAGCTGGAGGATTAAGAGGGCGTACGGACACTACTTTGACCTGTCCGTCATAAACGACAGCCTGGACGGGACGTACAGCAGTCTGAAGGATGCCTTAAAGAAGCTGAGTGGGGTTCAGCAGTGGGTTCCGGTTAGCTGGGTGTTTTAG